The Halalkalicoccus sp. NIPERK01 region AGAGCAGGTCCCGCGCCCGGCTGACGACCTCGCGGCGGGCCGCCGCGCGGGTGTCCTCGATCCGGTTGACCTCGAGGGTCGCCCGGCAGGGGCCGACCCGCTCGATGGTCTCGAGCGCCGCCGCGAGCACGGCGGTCTCGACCTTGTCCATGCTGCTCGCGACCGTCACGGTACCGGCCGACTGGCCGTTCTGGCTCGCGACCTCGACGTCTATCCGCCCGACCTTCGAGGACTGCTGGAGGTCGTGGATGTTGAGGTCGTCCCCGAGTAGTCCCTCGGTCTGCCCGAAGATCGCGCCGACGACGTCACTCCGCTCGACCACCCCGTCTGCCGTGATGTCCGCGTGAATGAGGTATTTCGCTGTATCGTTGAGTGTCATTGGTAACTGTCATGAACGCCTCCATGACGCCGTCTAGTTCGCGCCGGTGGGGAAAATAATTGCCGCATTGGGGTGACGGAACTACTATGGGCGGCGACACGAAGCGGTGGGCTATGGGTATCGACGAACCCGACATCAGTCCCGAACGATTCCTCGAGGACGTCGAGATGCGCATCGGCGAGATCCGATCCGTCGAGCGGTTTCCCGAGGCAAGAAAGGACGTCTACAAGCTGACAGTCGATTTCGGCTCCGAAACCAGACGGTCGGCGGCGGGGCTGACCGACCTGTACGACCCCGACGACCTCGTGGGCAGGCAGGTCGTCGCCGTCGTGAACCTCGGAACCGTCACCATCGCGGGCTTCGAAAGCGAGTGTCTCGTGACCGGGGTGGACGCGGGGGAGGGCGAGGTCGTCCACCTCCAACCCGAACGCGAGGTCGAAAACGGGACGCGCGTGTACTGATCGCTGCGACCCTTGCGCGTGTCGGTTTCAGGCGTTGGTGTGGCGATACTCCGCGAACACCGAGTCGATGGTCCCCTCGGCGTCCTCGCGGCTCGTCTCCCCGAAGCGGTACTCCCCGATCGAGACGGTCTCGATGTGGACGATCGCCGCCGGGTCCTCGACCAGAAAGAAGCTGACGGTGTTGGCCCCGTACCAGACCGCCATCACCCGCCGGTCGGCGCTGAACGTGACGTAGTGGGCCTCGTCTACCGCCTCGCTGAGTTCGATCGTCATGTCCGTCCGGTCGGGGCGACCCGTGTTAGTTCTGGTCCCGTTCGACAGTCCTTAACCCCTCACGGGCGCACCGACGGGTATGCAGACGCACATCGTGCCGGTCGGGTTCGACTACGACCGGCTGATCGCGCCGCTGGTGCGCGACCAGCACGACGTCGACCGCGTGATCCTCATCGAGGGCGCGGTCGGGAGCGAGGCCAACGTCGAGTACTCGAAGCACCTCGCGCGCAAGCTCGAGACGGACTTCCGGAACCTGCTGGGGGCCGACACCGAGCGACTGGCCCTCGAGGACGTCTACGACTACGACGCGGCCTTCGAGCAGGCCTACCGGCTGATCGACGCCGAACTCGACGCCGGCAACGAGGTCTGGGTCAACGTCAGCGCGATGCCTCGTACGGTCAGCTTCGCGGTCGCGACCGCTGCGAACTCGCTGATGGTCGAACGCGAGGCCGACCGCCGGAGGGTCCACACCTACTACACCGCCCCCGAGAAGTACCTCGAGACCGAACTCGCCGAGGAACTCCGCCGCGAGATCCGCCTGCTCGAGGATCTCGAGTCGGGCGACGTCGACCCCGATCGGATCGCACAGCGCCTCGACTCCGCCCGCGACCTCCTCGGCGAGTTCGACGAACGGGGCACCACCATCGGCGCGAAGGCGATCGGCGGCGGCCACATCGTCGAACTCCCGATCGCCTCCTTCTCGAACGTCAAGCCGTTCGAGGAACTCATCCTGTTCAAACTCGGCGAGGACGGCGTCTTCGAGAGCGTCAGCGAACTCGCCGAGGCGCTCGCCGACGAACTCGACGAGCCGTACACCGACAGCTTCCGCTCGAAGGTGATCTACAACGTCGATCGGCTCGGCCCGGGCGGGAAGGGCTACATCGAGCGCGAGGAACACGGGAAGTCCCACCGGACGCGCCTCTCGCGCATCGGCGAACTCTGGGTGCGCGCTCACACCGGCGCCGAGTGAGATCGGATCACTCGGCCGCCGCCTTCTCCGCGCGCGTCGAGAGCGCAAAGAAGGTGATCCAGATCGTCAGCAGCGTCGCGCCCAGCGCGGCGATCCGAAACGCCGTGGTGTTGCCCGCCATCGGGACTGCCGTCGGGTCGGAAAAGGGCAGGGCCGTGTGGTGGGGTCCGCCGACGATCGGGACGAAGTAATCGACCATCAGATCGAAACTGTACCACGCGAGCGCGGCGGCGACCGCCGGGATCGAGAAGTCGCTGTAGCGGTGGATCAGAAACGCCTGGGCGACCATCCCGAGGTGGCTCACGAGGAGAAAGGCGTACATCGGGGCGGCGGTCCCCGCGAGGAAGGCGTCGTTGAAGACGACGAGGACGAACGGGGTCCAGAGCCCGAGTTTGACGTTGCCGAAAAAGGCGAGCATGTCGACCAGTTCGCTCCCCCGGTCGAGCTTCCAAAGCGCGAGGCTCAGTGCCATGAAGAGGGTGGCGAGCGGGCTGTCGGGCACCCACGGCCAGATGGCGAGGGGGGTGCCCGAGAACTGGAAGCGGTAGTACCAGAAGCCGAAGGCCGTTCCTGCCACGTTTATCGCGACGATGGCCCACGCGTACCGCAACCCGAACCCCTCCAGTCGGCGGGGGAGCGGCGCGAGCCAGCGGGGAAGCTCCGACCCGGTCATTATCCCGAAGGGTGTGTGAGTGAACCAAAGAGATGCCGGTTCGGCCACGACCCACACCGGTTTATACTGTCGGTCATACCGCCGTGAATCGACGACAGCCAAGACGGGCGAGAGTTAGGCTGCTGTCCGGCGACTCGTGCCACCGCAGTTCAGGCTCCCATGACCGACAGTATTAGGCGACGGCGGTCGAGGGTCGGGTATGAACCGAGAGACGCTGGTCATGACGCCCGGGCCGACCGCGCTCCCCGAGGAGGTCCGGGAGGCGATGGCCCGCCCGATACAGAACCCCGACGTCGAACCGGAGTTCACCGCGTTCTACGAGGACCTCCTCGGAAAACTCGGAAGGGGTTACGGAACCGAGGACGACCTCCTCGTCCTCGCGGGCGAGGGGATGCTCGGACTCGAGGCGAGCGTCGCCTCGCTGATCGAGGAGGGCGATACAGTCCTCTGTCTGGCGAACGGGATCTACGGGGCGGGATTCGCCGACCTCGTCGAACTCCACGGCGGCCAGCCCGTGACCTGCGAGGTCCCGCCGACTGAGGGGTTCGACCCCGAGGCGGTCAAGGAAGCGGTCGAGGAACACGAGCCTGACGTGGCGACGATGGTCCACTGCGAGACGCCGACGGGCGTCCTGAACGATCTCGATGGAGTTCTCTCGGTTCTCGACGAGGCGGGCGTGCTCACGATCTGTGATGCGGTATCCTCGCTGGGCGGCGTCGAGGTGCCGACCGAATTCATGGATATCTGTCTCGGGGCGTCCCAGAAGTGTCTCAGTTCGCCGCCCGGACTGGCGACGCTGTCGGTGAGCGACGCGGCGTGGGAGCGGATCGAGGCGACCGAGCAGGACTCCTTCTACCTGAGCCTCGAACCGTGGCGCGACCTCGACTTCGACGACCCGCCCGCCGCCTTCCCCTACACCCACTCGGTGTCGAACCTCCATGCACTGGACGCCTCGCTCGACCTCCTCCTCGAGGAGGGAGTCGGGAGCGTTTTCGAGCGCCACGAGCGGGCGGCCGAGCGCTGTCGCGAGCGCGGGCGTGACCTCGGGCTGGAGGCGTTCGCGCCGGAACTGGCCTCCCCGACCGTGACGGCCTTCGATGTCGAGAACGCGGGCGACATCCAGCGGCGGGTCGCGGACGAGGGCGTCGTCCTCGCCACCGGCCTGGGCGAGTTCTCCGAGGACCTCCTCCGCGTGGGACACATGGGCCACAACGCCGACCCCGAGCGGGTCGACCGGGCGATGGACGCGCTCGCGGGCGTGCTCGGGTGATTCACTCCCGGGTTCGGCAGTGACAGTTATCTCCGTTCGAGTCGAATGAAACTCATGTCAGTACATCTGGATCGAGACTCGGAGGGAAGTGATTCGAACACGGATCACGGGGCGGGCATGGCGATCGGCCTCGTGATCGGGATCGCGATCGGAGTGGCGATGGACGACCTCGCGATGGGCGTCGCCATCGGGATCGTCCTCGGTGCGGGGATGGAAACGCGATAACGACGGCGACGCCGGCCCGACCGATACGTATTACACGCGCCCGTCCCACCGTCCCGACATGGCCGCGGAGACCGACATCGAGGAGTTGAAGCGGGGAACCGATCTCGTCAAGCGCGGGTTCGCACGGATGCAAAAGGGCGGCGTCATCATGGACGTCGTCAACGCCGAACAGGCGCGGATCGCCGAGGAGGCCGGCGCGGTCGCGGTGATGGCCCTGGAGGCCGTGCCCGCCGACATCCGCAAACGCGGCGGGGTCGCCCGGATGGCCGACCCCGCGGACGTCGCGGAGATCGTCGAGAGCGTCTCGATCCCGGTGATGGGCAAGTCCCGGATCGGCCACACGAAGGAGGCCCAGATCCTCGAAGCGGTGGGGGTGGACATGATCGACGAATCGGAGGTGCTCACCCCAGCCGACGACGCCTACCACATCGACAAGCGCGACTTCACCGCTCCCTTCGTCTGTGGGGCGCGCGATCTGGGCGAGGCCCTCAGGAGGATCGAGGAGGGCGCGGCGATGATCCGCACGAAGGGCGAGGCCGGCACCGGCGACGTCAACCAGGCGGTCCACCACCAGCGCCGGATCAAGGGCGCGATCCGCAAGCTAGAGGGGATGACCCACGAGGAGCGCGAGGCGTTCGCCCGCGAGATCGAAGCGCCGGCCCACCTCGTCCACGAGACCGCCGACGCGGGCCGTCTCCCCGTAGTGAACTTCGCCGCGGGCGGGATCGCCACGCCCGCCGACGCCGCGCTCATGATGCACCACGGCTGTGACGGCATCTTCGTCGGCTCTGGGATCTTCGGCGCGGAGAACCCCGAGGCGATGGCCGACGCGATCGTCGCGGCGACGCTCAACTGGGACGACCCCGAGAAACTCGCCGAGGTCGCCTCCAATATCGGAAAGAGCATGAAGGGCGACGCGAACGTCGACCTCCCCGAGGAGGAGCGGATGCAGGATCGCGGCGTTTAGACGACCCCCGGACGACGCCCCTTTTCGAGCGGTCGGCCTCAGAGCACCCCGAACCCGAACATCGGCCCGAAGAGCGCGTGGAGGGCGATCCCGACCACCAGCGCGGGGATCGTGGTGTATATCGAGGCGACGATCGCCGCGGTCTTGTCCATCGCGATCAGGGGAAAGAGCGCGTCGCCGTCCTGGCTGATCGCGTTCGAGACGAGCGCCGAGAAGGGGATCGCGCCCTCGGCGTAGACGCCCGCGAGGACGATCTGTGGACCGCACCCGGGGATCAGCCCGATGACGGCGCCGCCGACCGGCGCGAGCAGCCCCGCCGCGGCCGCGAGCGCCGCGACGTCGACGTTCCCGAGGACGACGGTGTACTCGTAGAGCAGGTAACCCCCGATCACCCAGACCGTGACGAAACTGGTCTCCATCGCCGCGTGCTGGAACGTGTCGTAGGCGCTGTGGAACGACTCACGGACGTGGCCGACGTGCCCCCCGCCGATGTAGCGCCGGCCGACCGCGTAGAGGTACACCGAGAGGACCGACCCGACGATCCCGGCGACGGTGAACGCGCCCTCGAAGGTAGGTGCGACGGTCATCGCGACGTCGGGCGCCCCCCGGAGCAGGTAGGCCGTGCCGGCGGCGAGCGCCACGAGCGCGGTGAGCCACCACGCGACGTGGACGGCGTGGCTCAGCCACGTCATGAATCCAGTCTCCCGCTCGTCCCCGTGGTCGTGGCCGCACGCACCGATCCCGTACTCGTGGCCCGGGTTCGCCGCGGGGTTCGCGCTCGCCATCGTCCCGCCGTCGGTGACCGTCGGACGCAACCGGGCGACCGCGCGGTCGACGCGGCCGACCCCGAGGCCGAATCGGTCGATCGCGTACCCCGAGACGACCGCCGTGACGAACGCGATCCCGTAGGCGTACAGCGCGGCCCCGGGCGCGAGCACGAGGATGACGAACGCCGCGTCGCCGGCGGTGGCGATCAGCGTCGCGACGACGGTCCCGAAGCCGACGCTCCCACGGATGTACAGCGGCATCACCACGATCGCGCCGCCACAGCCCGGCGTCAGTCCCAGGAACGCGCCGACCAGCGGCTGCCAGCGTTCGTTGCGCTCGAGGCGCTCGACCAGCCGTCCGCCCGTCCGGTACTGCAGATAACTGAACACCACCACCGTGATCGCGACGAACGCGCTCACCTGGACGAACCCGTCGCGGATCGACGCGACGAGGATATCGAACAGTTCAGCCATTCCGTTCACGCCCCTCGTCCGAGGCTCCGCCAGACGAATTAGACATCTCTAAATCTCTATTTAGCGGAGAAGAATTTATACTTTTCGTAGCAGCTCGTGTCTTGGGACGGCCGATCGAAGAGCAACGGGAGCGGGCCGGTGTCTCGATGTTTTTATACCGACGGTTCCACCCTCCGGCATGGAGTTCGGAGTCCTGAGTACGGCGGGCATCGCACGGAAGGCGTTCCTCCCGGCGGTCGAAGCGAGCGAGCACGGAGTCGGGGCGATCGCCTCGCGCGACGACGAGCGAGCGCGAAGCGTCGCCGAGGAGTACGCGATCCCGCGCCACTACGGGAGCTACGACGAACTGCTCGAGGACGGGGGGATCGATGCGGTCTACGTCCCGCTTCCCAACGGGTTGCACGCCGAGTGGACCCGCAAGGCGGCCGACGCCGGCCTCGACGTGCTCTGTGAGAAGCCCCTCGCCGCGGACGCCGAGGAGGCCCGTGCGGTCGTCGAGCACTGTCGCGAGCGGGGCGTGACGCTGATGGAGGGGTTCATGTACCGGTATCACCCTCGAACCGAGCGGGCGGTCGGACTCGCCCGCGAGGAGCTAGAGGGCGTTCACTCCGTATCGGCGACGTTCAAGTTCCCGCTTTCTGATCCCGAGGACGTGCGCCTCTCGCCGGAACTGGCCGGCGGGAGCCTGATGGACGTGGGCTGTTACCCCGTCTCCGTGGCCCGGCTCTTCCTCGGCGAACCCGAGGCCGCCTTCGCGACCGCCCACGACTCGCGAGGGGCCGGCGTGGACACCGACCTCGCGGGAGTTCTCGACTTCGGGGGCGGCGCTTCGGCCCGTATCGCTTCCGGGTTCGACTCGCAGCTCGTCCAGCGCTACCGCGTCGAGGGGGAAAACGGCTGGATCGAGGTCGAGGACGCCTTCGACGCGCCGACCGCCGAATCCACGGGACTCGCCTACCGGGTCGACGGCCGCGAGGGGATCGAAACCTTCGACCCGGTCGACCAGTACCGCCTCGAGGTCGAGGCGTTCGCCTCGGCCGTCGAATCCGGAGATCCGCCGCGGACGGACGGCGAGGAGGCGGTCGCAAACATGGAGGCCATCGACGCGCTCGCCGAGAGCGCTCGCCACGGCGAGGTCGTTCCCGTCGAGTGACCCTCAGAACAGTTCCGCGCCGCGGCCGACCTCCGTCTGGTAGGCACGGGCCTCGATCCCCTCCTCGGCGAATCGATCGAGCATCGCGCTCGCGATCGCCTTCCTGCGCTCGCCCTCGCAGGCCGCGATGATCGCCGGGCCTGCGCCGCTGACCGTGACGCCGGTCGCGCCCGCTTCGAGGGCGGTCTCGCGCACGTCGGCGTAGCCGTCGATCAACTCCGCGCGCGCGGGCGTGACGATGCCGTCCTCCATGCCCTGCCCGACGAGGTCGGGGTCGTCGCGGAACATCCCCGCGACGAGCGTGGCGGCCCGCCCGACGCACTCGACGACCTCCGAGACCTCCGCCGAGCGGGGGACGACACGCCGGGCGTCCCGCGTCGAGACCACGATCTCGGGCAGGCACACCACCAGCGGGATCGAGGCGTCGACCTGCGTGACTCCACGAGGGGTGGCGATCGTGAAGCCGCCCATGATCGCGGGGGCGACGTTGTCGGCGTGCGCTTCGCCCGAGACGAGCGCCTCGCCCTCGGCGGCGTAGGGCACCAGTTCCTCGCGGGTGTGGCCCAGTCCGTAGGC contains the following coding sequences:
- a CDS encoding tRNA-binding protein, which encodes MGIDEPDISPERFLEDVEMRIGEIRSVERFPEARKDVYKLTVDFGSETRRSAAGLTDLYDPDDLVGRQVVAVVNLGTVTIAGFESECLVTGVDAGEGEVVHLQPEREVENGTRVY
- a CDS encoding DUF6293 family protein encodes the protein MQTHIVPVGFDYDRLIAPLVRDQHDVDRVILIEGAVGSEANVEYSKHLARKLETDFRNLLGADTERLALEDVYDYDAAFEQAYRLIDAELDAGNEVWVNVSAMPRTVSFAVATAANSLMVEREADRRRVHTYYTAPEKYLETELAEELRREIRLLEDLESGDVDPDRIAQRLDSARDLLGEFDERGTTIGAKAIGGGHIVELPIASFSNVKPFEELILFKLGEDGVFESVSELAEALADELDEPYTDSFRSKVIYNVDRLGPGGKGYIEREEHGKSHRTRLSRIGELWVRAHTGAE
- a CDS encoding DUF1405 domain-containing protein is translated as MTGSELPRWLAPLPRRLEGFGLRYAWAIVAINVAGTAFGFWYYRFQFSGTPLAIWPWVPDSPLATLFMALSLALWKLDRGSELVDMLAFFGNVKLGLWTPFVLVVFNDAFLAGTAAPMYAFLLVSHLGMVAQAFLIHRYSDFSIPAVAAALAWYSFDLMVDYFVPIVGGPHHTALPFSDPTAVPMAGNTTAFRIAALGATLLTIWITFFALSTRAEKAAAE
- a CDS encoding alanine--glyoxylate aminotransferase family protein codes for the protein MNRETLVMTPGPTALPEEVREAMARPIQNPDVEPEFTAFYEDLLGKLGRGYGTEDDLLVLAGEGMLGLEASVASLIEEGDTVLCLANGIYGAGFADLVELHGGQPVTCEVPPTEGFDPEAVKEAVEEHEPDVATMVHCETPTGVLNDLDGVLSVLDEAGVLTICDAVSSLGGVEVPTEFMDICLGASQKCLSSPPGLATLSVSDAAWERIEATEQDSFYLSLEPWRDLDFDDPPAAFPYTHSVSNLHALDASLDLLLEEGVGSVFERHERAAERCRERGRDLGLEAFAPELASPTVTAFDVENAGDIQRRVADEGVVLATGLGEFSEDLLRVGHMGHNADPERVDRAMDALAGVLG
- the pdxS gene encoding pyridoxal 5'-phosphate synthase lyase subunit PdxS, which translates into the protein MAAETDIEELKRGTDLVKRGFARMQKGGVIMDVVNAEQARIAEEAGAVAVMALEAVPADIRKRGGVARMADPADVAEIVESVSIPVMGKSRIGHTKEAQILEAVGVDMIDESEVLTPADDAYHIDKRDFTAPFVCGARDLGEALRRIEEGAAMIRTKGEAGTGDVNQAVHHQRRIKGAIRKLEGMTHEEREAFAREIEAPAHLVHETADAGRLPVVNFAAGGIATPADAALMMHHGCDGIFVGSGIFGAENPEAMADAIVAATLNWDDPEKLAEVASNIGKSMKGDANVDLPEEERMQDRGV
- a CDS encoding putative manganese transporter produces the protein MAELFDILVASIRDGFVQVSAFVAITVVVFSYLQYRTGGRLVERLERNERWQPLVGAFLGLTPGCGGAIVVMPLYIRGSVGFGTVVATLIATAGDAAFVILVLAPGAALYAYGIAFVTAVVSGYAIDRFGLGVGRVDRAVARLRPTVTDGGTMASANPAANPGHEYGIGACGHDHGDERETGFMTWLSHAVHVAWWLTALVALAAGTAYLLRGAPDVAMTVAPTFEGAFTVAGIVGSVLSVYLYAVGRRYIGGGHVGHVRESFHSAYDTFQHAAMETSFVTVWVIGGYLLYEYTVVLGNVDVAALAAAAGLLAPVGGAVIGLIPGCGPQIVLAGVYAEGAIPFSALVSNAISQDGDALFPLIAMDKTAAIVASIYTTIPALVVGIALHALFGPMFGFGVL
- a CDS encoding Gfo/Idh/MocA family protein, with translation MEFGVLSTAGIARKAFLPAVEASEHGVGAIASRDDERARSVAEEYAIPRHYGSYDELLEDGGIDAVYVPLPNGLHAEWTRKAADAGLDVLCEKPLAADAEEARAVVEHCRERGVTLMEGFMYRYHPRTERAVGLAREELEGVHSVSATFKFPLSDPEDVRLSPELAGGSLMDVGCYPVSVARLFLGEPEAAFATAHDSRGAGVDTDLAGVLDFGGGASARIASGFDSQLVQRYRVEGENGWIEVEDAFDAPTAESTGLAYRVDGREGIETFDPVDQYRLEVEAFASAVESGDPPRTDGEEAVANMEAIDALAESARHGEVVPVE
- a CDS encoding homoserine kinase; protein product: MVTVRAPATSANLGSGFDVFGAALSRPADVVRVEPADETTIEMRGAGSEFIPEDPGKNVAGAVAEALDSPATIRIDKGVRPSSGLGSSAASSAGVAIGINEAYGLGHTREELVPYAAEGEALVSGEAHADNVAPAIMGGFTIATPRGVTQVDASIPLVVCLPEIVVSTRDARRVVPRSAEVSEVVECVGRAATLVAGMFRDDPDLVGQGMEDGIVTPARAELIDGYADVRETALEAGATGVTVSGAGPAIIAACEGERRKAIASAMLDRFAEEGIEARAYQTEVGRGAELF